The genome window tcacctcataatttatttattaatcttttatatacggGTTAGCTTCTTTActtgcttagttgcttcaattatcttttgattcttgtcactatgtgttttgaaaataaaaaatatattaaatgtaaaactatgattttttaataaatgttattttaaaaataaaatgtgaaattcatacaaacataaaattttaacacaaatattttataacattattaataattcaattttaatataaatattcaatatgattaaacaattcaataatataattagtataaaatgtcaaaattaatttaataatataaataatagatataaataaaattattactttttaggtttagggatttttttgggatgattttgattttttatttgggaatAAAGGGTAAGAAGTAAAAGactaaaagtttagggggaaaataaaaagttgtgGGGGGGAGaattttgagggaaagtaaatagggggagtaaaatttgagaggaaaaatattaaaaaaaaattgggggaTGGGGAGGgatgggtttggggtagatgggggTGGGATGGgagagaagtaaaagttttaagggaaaagtgggagggagtaaaacttttgggggaaaataaaaaattttgagggtttttgagagtaaaattttaaggaaaggTAAATGgggaagtaaaattttggaggaaaaatattaaaagaaaattttggtgggaaatggatttgggatagatggggggttgggaggggaggggagtaaaagttttggggggaagtggaatgagtaaaagttttgggggaaaagtaaaaaagattgGGGATTTgaggtaaaaatgtaaaatattatagtttgatatttagtttattcaaattattctagttattcaaatttgaaaactcaactcgatttgaattcgaaattcgaaaaaaaattagagttgactcaaataaatcaattagtttaacttgaaattcgaaattttttcaattttttcaagttGAATCGAGTTTTGTTCACACTTAGCTACTAATAGCATTTTACCACATTTACTCCCattttaccatatttttaatattaatgaaaTTGCTGTCTCTCATTTTCGtgccttattttttttttctataatgtaatatatatcTTTGACCTAGTTATCTCAagtatgattttttaaatatttttgaatttaattaatcacaatttcaaataaaaacaatttgaacTTGGAAGATTGAatatacaattaatttattgatttaaattttttaaagctCAAGATGTAATCAGAGTCGAAATATAGCAGTACAATATTGGGTCGGGGTCGAGACGGGAAAAATCCGCCCCCCCACCCTGTTGCATCATTAGGGATGGAAACGAAATAGGTACATTAGCATATTTGCAGGTTTCTAggatgcttatatatatatatatatatatatatatatatatgaatttgggtATTTACTTAATATCCATAGTGAACTTATACAAAATGTAGTTatcaaccattaaatatttattaaatttggatatttcaaaaagattatgcaattaaaacttaaatattaaaaaaaatgacatatATGGGAGTTGAAAATCTATACCCCCATGAAGTGGAAGGGGGAGTTGGCAACATCATTGAGTCAGTCCCTCCTGGATGTGTGTCGCTTCCATCATCCCTCAAATGAGTACTAGATAATGACGGTTAAGACATTTGGAGACAAACGATACCTCACATCTGAGCTTTCTTTTAATCGCACCAGGCATTGCCTTCCACGTGGCTTCGTTCTTCTCCATTTGATGTATGGTGTATAAGCTGGAACAATGGAAATGGGAATGGGGGGATGGATGGGCTGCGTTTTGTTGCTTTGCTTTCAGCAGGGACCGCACACGTGGATGATTTGAACAAACCATAAATACGACTGTTGACTGTGGTCGTCGGCACCAAAATATCTTTGTGTGGACCAACCATTACTTTGCATTACTCCACACTTGCCATTTTCCTACTTAATTCTTCTTTATCATCGCAACTTGTGGTCTTCGCTTATTACTTCTTCATTAAATTTAACAGCCAGTTGGATccaaatctttattttcttaggagcgttaaatattttagaatgattatataaaaattaaacatttatgaaagtgtttaaataaatatttttttcgtgctttaatttagtttgtagttaaaaaataagtgaatattaacttatttagaaCTCAATACATAATATGTGAATCAAATattacttgaaaagaaaaaaaatttaaacataatatacgTTTGAAAAATTCTTATACATTTTACCCTCattcaatattataaaagaTTATTTGAACGTTTTCAtaaagatttaatcttttatataactatttaaaaagattttgtcgaaaccatttttggatttgaaaaaaacggggatcgactttgaaaataaaatgggagtcgccaccgatcttttattgaggtgtgatcggttcaccattaaaaatgatttttggtctgcgaaatttgagaaaataagctcgggagtcggttacgtacgaggaaaggttagcaccctcgtaacgaccaaaattggtaccaaattgattgtttaatgtcttaaggtcgaaaaattaaaaagattttgaaatacgatcctttgaagtTTTGAATAAACCAAGTTGAATAATGAGATGTActtattttgaagaaataaattgccacactcagtgagttagggtgcaacaattcaatcgtcaaaattaagtatgtctttttagtttttaaatttaaaattcatgcattttgagaaggttgttcggtcatttaagtcaaacgagaaatcagaatccagtaagttaggtttcgatttctcgaaattcttaaacgtcaaacattgcctttattttaaaatcaggATAACAGAATGTCACATTCGGTAAGTTAGGATCCGACATTTTGAATCCTAAATGCTTAGTTAAAATGATATGGTTTAGATAAAATAATCACATGCCATTTAAATTCCTcgagaaaaattggaacccagtaagttagggcacaattctcttgAGAATCATAAACGCTAGGCCTTTTTAATGTGAAatagaatgaaaagagaaattttaaaagaaacatgTGATGCAAAAGATAAATGATAATTCAAACTTACACCTAGAAGTGGCAAATAAGCGATAAATACATACAAATAAAGAATAGcaataatagttttaataatatcatACTAATGCTAACATTGACAATCGAACATTAAATTCTAAAGTATATCCAAGATAATAAGAGAGTAATTTCACCTAACAAAATCTATGCACACAAGTTCTAAAAAGGATTTATTcacgaattaaaaaaatagatttgaaataaaataataatgacttCAGATAATAGCATTTGAAATGaacttgaaacaaataaaatatgtttattaattcaccttaaataatacatataaaataactaTGTAAGAATCTcgatacatatataattttaaaaataccacCTAGATAggttttgaaatgaataaattatataaatgaaatcGACCTAAACCACCTATATACATGTaaaaatactttgaaatttataaccataataatattaaacatcaaacaataatatatatatatatatataatttttgaaataatttaataacaccTACAAtagcatttaaaatatatgaaaagagttataacacaaaatgaattattaaaatatgtacaaggtatgttaaattattatgaaaacATTTTTACATGTATAGATGATGAAACATATGATgatatcactacaccaaaataggcttttaacggcgttttttaggcctttagcggcgttttttagtgccgctaaaagtatttgcggcgctttcactAGCGTCGCAAAAAATGCTGCTATTGATAGCAtcgctaacttttgcggcgtttatgagAAAAAGCGACActatagaacatgacctttagcggcgctttacccacaaacgccgctatagaacatgatctttagcggtgcTTCGCCCAAAAACGCAGCTAAAGATcacgacctttagcggcgcttttatcacaaacgccgctaaagatcacgacctttagcgacgcttttatcacaaacgccgctaaagaacatgacctttagcggcgcttttatcacaaacgccgctaaagatcatgacctttagcggcgtttatgaaaaaacgccactagcttttaaaaacatttaaaaatattaaatattaaaaattaaacattattaatataaaaattaattagtattgaatataataaattaatatttttttagtcaaaatattaaaaaatcatgttaatatttaaatagcaAAATTACAAGTTCAAATAGTGCAACTAATTGATTGCAAAAAAATGCACAAGTTCAAAATGTGCAgtaataaacttgaaaatttatagactacaatggaaattaaaaaaCCCTTTGAAATTAGACTAAAATAGGTTTACTACATTCACTGTTTACTACATGGGTTTATTGCTTCTATAAACTCCAATTGTTTATGTGAAACAGGGGAgtttatatattacaaaaagCATGAAAAAATAGGAGTCCACCTCCACACCTCAGAAACCAGGGCAAATGCATACCCCAACATTACCCTCGTATTCAGCATCCATCTCCAGCTGCTTCAATGTTCGGCGAGCCAAAAGGAGTCCAACACAATAAGCTATGTtcaaaatgtcattaaataagataatatcctcaaatagaagaaaaaagatcATCTTAACATCTAGAAAAGTAAATCCCACCTGCTGCATAATTTGTAAGGCCAGCTTCAAGTCCATAGCGAGGAAGCTCATGTCCGTAAGCTGTTGCAAGAACTATATCACCAGAAATACATGAACATACTCGTATCCAATACATATACACAAGTCCGAGTATCATAGAACCACAACAAGTGCTAAGTGTAACAATTCGATGATTGCATTtacctttttctatcttataGCATCATCCTAAAGCAAGATTAATTGGGGAAACATCTCCATTCTTAAATCCTAATATCAATTCCAATCCCAGGCTTGCATTAAAACGCATTGCGGGGTACAAACAAGTGCATTTCATTCAAGTAATTTTCTAATCACAATGCACAAATTCTCAATGAATATCAATGACTTAAACCAAAGAAAAGGTCCCAAACTTGGTCTATTATGTTCATTAACATCatcaaaaatcatcaattacATCCTAATAACAATTTCAACTCCAAAGTTGACTAAAGAAGCTTTGCAGGATATGAAAACACAAGTGCATTTCCATTCAAGTAAATTGTTGTGTTGTAATCACGAAGTTCAAATGAAAACCATGACTTGAAcccataaaaaattcaacttaGTCTATTGTATTCATTAACATCAACATAAAAACATCAATTACTTCCTAATAACAATTCCAACcccaaatttcaattaaaaagcATTGCAGGATACACAAATGCAAATGCATTTCCATTCAAGTAATAATAGTGTTTTAATCACAAAGCTCCAAATGAAAACCATGACTTAAACCCATTATAGATTACAAACTTAGTCATATGCTCATTAACAtgaacattaaaaaaacaattctaaaataaataacaggGAAGTTCCTCCTTAAAATGCAAAGATTAAATAGTCACTTATAtccaatttataaaacattatgaCATAGCAGAGGTAAAGAGCAACCTGCaaccaagaaaataaattacatttccTCTACGGTCTATAGAGAACTGACAATCGAATAACCAAAAGTAATAgacataatataaattattaacccGAGAACAATGATCTTTTCTCTTCCAAAGAACTCGCACAACTCGACCTTTAACCCTACAACCTGCATGTGaatgtttataataaattaaagagtaaaaCATCACAAAAGAGGCCAACAAAATTCTCATGCATGAACTTAAGGCAAGCAAATATACATTTTGAGTAAGATGTAGGCTATTATCTATTCAACTTGCCAAACATTAGTTTGGCCTGTAATGAAATATTGTAttcatcaaaaggaaaaattatataCTACCTGCTGTTGAAGATCTGGAACAAAATCCGACTTAGCATCTCTTGTCAGACAAAGAAGATTTTCATCCGCATTCATTGATTCAGACTTGGAACGTGAAAGATCTCCATTAGTTTTTGAATCAACCAACTCTACTGTCTTATTTGTTGTTCATGCTGTATAATTTACTTGCTCGAccaaatgaaagaatatttatgaaaaacaaatttgaaattttaccaaataGTACCTAAAAGTTATAAAGCAAATTTCTATTTTGTCAATAACCCAAAACCTAAATagaaaaagcaaaaagcaaATCAAAGTGAAATAGTatgaataatctaataatattaaataaatttaaaatttgaatattaaagtATAAGAAAATGGTtgagatgaaaaaaaaaggaaggttgagtagaaacttgaaattttatacaaaagtaatgttttattgaaaattcaaGTAATCTAAATTCTACAATGCTTCTACTCTTAATTGTTTTGacggtaatttttttatatattagtatacctttatatgtatttttatagtgttggaaaattaatatattatttccaaaatttcaacttaaattttaatatgttttattgttGCACACTGTCTccaaataacttttaatttaccctgattttaaataataataaaaacaaaactgaAAATATAAAACCTACCTTTTACGACAAACAGTCCAAAAGAAGgacaacaaagaaaaaagacagtttagaaaaatattagttttcttACTCCAATTATATGCCtcatttctttcattcatttaacTGTTTCAAGATACTAGTGAAGGTTTTGCAGAACATGGAGcgtataaaaataagttttgcAAGTATAAATACATATAGATGTCcaacatttcatatatcaaagaGAATCAATAGGAAGTACTATTAGTGAAATGAATATGCAAAGCATTTTTGTCCTAGGACCAAAGCATATATGGTTCAAAGTAAACATGCCTGGAGGAGAATCAACGAAATGAATATTGTCTAAATCTGGCTTGGATAAGAGAGCCAAAACCTCCTTCTCTTCCTGCATATCAACATTGATTTGCGGACACGCTAAGAATACAGATACTTAAGACATTAGCATTGTTCATTAGGCCATTCCTTTTTCCACCAGACTTTACAACAGCCTGTGGTAGTATAGTTACAAGTATATATTATGCATCGAAAGATGGCACaatcaagaaaagaaacaaaatggtgccattcatttttctttataattaataagacaATCCCTAAAGAAACAAACTACACTTACAGAAACACTTTAAAACCATAAGGAAATTCTCTCATCGAACTAGCCAATTCATGCGCAAAAACATTAATCTCTCTTGGAATTTGTTGTATATCCACCTTCCAATCTCGTCTAGAAATATTCTATAGTTTTAAATCTTAAGTTTAAAACCTAaactcatttatattttattattatttttttaattttagaaaacgccgcaaaaaatcatttcattttaaataaaacgatgtcgttttacTTTGCTaaaaatctcttattttatttgttaaaattaattaattgtataaaatttcatcatttaataaatctaaagtaaaccttaaattttaaaccatttaatatataaaattgatctattatcttttaaataatttaaactataatcataattttaatatattaaaattaatattttcttttacaattatataagaaattatttaatatataaattaaaaacaccaattaatctaaaccttaaacccctaTCTCttaaccctaaatcataaaatataaaccctaaacccctaacccctcttttacaattatataagaacttaattaatataaattaaaaaatactaattaatctaaaccttaaaccctaacccgaccccgaatctctaaaccctaaatcactaactcttaacctctaacccctaacctttaacctctaacccttaaccccaAACCCCTAACCCATAACTACTagcccctaaaccttatttaatatataaattaaaaacactaattaatctaaaccctaaacttaacccgaacccctaacccataacccctaaaccttatttaatatagattaaaacacaataattaatctaaaccctaaaccctaacctaacactaaatccataaaccctaaatccctaactcttgatctctaacccttaacccctaaaccatatatattaaaccctaaactataatgataattaattaaatattttaaaattaatacaatcGTATCtcttacaattatatatgaaattatttaatatataaattaaaatcaatcatcatgtaccccaaaaatttaaaattattttaaataatagtattttaatttttcatttttaacaaatatttttctatgtttttatttcaaattatttctacgtgtcattatttcaaatttatccattttaacaaatattcaattaaaataaattgaattttaattaatataaacaaacaaattaaatagtaaatagacagataaaatatttttgcggcgcttttataaaaacgccgctaaaagcccgagcattagcggtgctttctcaaaaacgccgctaaagctctgagcattagcgacgcttttataaaaacgccgctaaaagcccgagcattagcggcgcttcttcaaaaacgccgctaaagctctgagcattagcggcgcttcttcaaaaacgccactaaagctctgagcattagcggcgcttcatcaaaaacgccgctaaagctctgagcattagcggcgcttcttcaaaagcgccgctaaagccccgaaa of Gossypium raimondii isolate GPD5lz chromosome 3, ASM2569854v1, whole genome shotgun sequence contains these proteins:
- the LOC105794735 gene encoding 60S ribosomal protein L5-like, whose translation is MILGLVYMYWIRVCSCISGDIVLATAYGHELPRYGLEAGLTNYAAAYCVGLLLARRTLKQLEMDAEYEGNVGVCICPGF